The Aliiroseovarius pelagivivens genome contains a region encoding:
- a CDS encoding outer membrane protein assembly factor BamD, with amino-acid sequence MIRVKLGKSISIALVSGLVLTGCSGGSGSLGFGSLGGSSGFGGDGTGGGIFGTRVEKRPIDQWSAEEIFKRGEYDLERGDPEEAAEWFGEVERLYPYSEWAKRALIMQAFAHHKDKEYELARATAQRFIDFYPGDEDAAYAQYLLAISYYDQIDLIGRDQGLTFQALQALRTVIERYPDTEYAKSAILKFDLAFDHLAAKEMEIGRYYLKRKHYSASINRFRVVVEQFQTTTHVAEALHRLVEAYLSLGLVNEAQTAGAILGHNFQSTEWYQDSYRLLTSRGLKPEAKGNSWLRQVHRQMIKGEWL; translated from the coding sequence ATGATCCGCGTGAAATTGGGCAAATCCATCAGCATTGCACTGGTATCCGGCTTGGTTTTGACGGGCTGCAGCGGTGGTTCCGGCAGCTTGGGATTCGGAAGCTTGGGCGGAAGTTCGGGATTCGGTGGCGATGGCACTGGCGGCGGTATTTTTGGCACCCGTGTCGAAAAACGTCCCATTGATCAATGGAGCGCCGAAGAAATCTTCAAGCGCGGCGAATATGATCTTGAGCGTGGCGACCCCGAAGAAGCAGCGGAATGGTTCGGCGAAGTCGAGCGGCTGTACCCCTATTCGGAATGGGCCAAACGCGCGCTGATCATGCAGGCGTTTGCGCATCACAAAGACAAAGAATACGAATTGGCCCGCGCCACGGCGCAGCGCTTTATCGATTTCTATCCCGGTGATGAAGACGCCGCCTACGCGCAGTATCTTCTGGCCATCAGCTATTACGATCAGATTGATCTGATCGGGCGCGATCAGGGTCTGACCTTTCAGGCGCTGCAGGCACTACGTACTGTGATCGAGCGTTATCCGGATACGGAATACGCCAAGTCCGCCATTTTGAAATTTGATCTGGCCTTTGACCATCTGGCGGCCAAGGAAATGGAAATCGGGCGTTACTATCTGAAACGCAAGCATTACTCGGCGTCGATCAATCGTTTCCGCGTTGTGGTCGAGCAGTTCCAGACCACCACCCATGTGGCTGAAGCGCTGCATCGTTTGGTCGAAGCTTACCTGTCATTGGGTCTGGTCAACGAAGCCCAAACCGCTGGTGCGATCCTTGGTCACAACTTCCAGTCGACCGAATGGTATCAAGACAGCTATCGTCTGTTGACCAGCCGTGGATTGAAACCGGAAGCCAAGGGCAACAGCTGGTTGCGTCAGGTTCATCGTCAGATGATCAAGGGCGAATGGCTCTGA
- the lpxC gene encoding UDP-3-O-acyl-N-acetylglucosamine deacetylase: MQTTVASTVSFNGTGLHSGRPVRMKVQPASAEYGIWFKRTDVDDCDNLIAVHWASGVPSPLCTVIRNDAGVEVRTIEHIMAALAGCGIHNALIEIDGPEVPIMDGSSARFVDGLIKAGQRELSAPVRVIEVLEPVEYREGAAWARLEPSDGFQIDFHISFPDAAIGTQDMSLDLSNGNFVRELSDCRTFCRQADVDAMHKAGLALGGTYENAVVVDGDQVLSPGGLRRTDEAVRHKMLDALGDLALAGAPLRARYIGHRAGHAMTNKLLRTLFDTPGAWRLIECDGQDARKLPGVGVRRSDLPMTA, from the coding sequence GTGCAGACCACAGTAGCCAGCACAGTCAGTTTCAACGGCACCGGATTGCATTCCGGGCGCCCGGTTCGCATGAAGGTACAACCTGCCTCGGCGGAATATGGCATTTGGTTCAAACGCACCGACGTGGATGACTGCGACAATCTGATCGCAGTGCATTGGGCCTCGGGTGTGCCGTCGCCCCTGTGTACGGTGATCCGTAACGACGCCGGGGTCGAGGTTCGCACCATTGAACATATCATGGCAGCCCTTGCTGGCTGTGGCATCCACAATGCGCTGATCGAGATTGATGGCCCGGAAGTTCCAATTATGGATGGAAGCTCTGCCCGGTTTGTGGACGGATTGATTAAAGCTGGACAGCGTGAGCTGTCCGCTCCGGTGCGCGTGATCGAAGTGCTGGAACCAGTAGAATACCGCGAAGGTGCCGCTTGGGCACGATTGGAGCCTTCGGATGGCTTCCAGATTGATTTCCACATCTCGTTCCCGGATGCAGCCATTGGTACACAAGACATGAGCTTGGATTTGTCCAACGGCAATTTTGTCCGCGAGCTGTCGGATTGTCGGACCTTCTGCCGTCAGGCGGACGTGGACGCGATGCACAAAGCAGGGCTTGCCCTAGGTGGCACGTACGAAAACGCCGTCGTTGTCGACGGAGATCAAGTGCTGTCCCCCGGTGGTTTGCGCCGTACGGACGAAGCTGTTCGCCACAAAATGCTGGATGCATTGGGGGATTTGGCTTTGGCTGGTGCGCCACTGCGCGCACGCTATATCGGCCATCGCGCCGGACATGCCATGACAAACAAGTTGCTGCGCACCTTGTTTGATACACCTGGTGCTTGGCGTTTGATCGAATGCGACGGTCAGGATGCACGCAAGCTGCCCGGCGTCGGTGTGCGCCGTTCTGACCTGCCGATGACGGCTTGA
- the recN gene encoding DNA repair protein RecN: protein MLRSLDIRDMLIIDRLELEFQPGLNVLTGETGAGKSILLDSLGFVLGWRGRADLVRTGAEQGEVVAVFDLPADHPARAVLDEAGIPADDELVLRRINRLDGRKTAWVNDRRASGEVLRALSDSLVELHGQQDDKGLLNPRVHRLLLDEFAGLGGNVDRVKTAWRAVAQASKSLDEARARIDAAKAEEEFLRHAVEELDMLDPQPGEDAELDARRRLMQGAERIGEDISRAHQALGTGDGAEARLGDALRWLEGAADQAGDTLDAPLAALSRAMDELGEAVSGVEAAMNSLSFNPHELEQVEERLFAIRAMARKHHTTPDELGVFAEDLRGRLTALDAGADEIAGLEAALADARAQYDAAAQVLSKARQDAAIRLDQAMGAELAPLKMERAVFTTEITAADPGPDGIDAVTFSVATNPGAPSGPLNKIASGGELSRFLLALKVCLTRDATGLTMIFDEIDRGVGGATADAVGRRLADLASAGQVLVVTHSPQVAALGGHHWRVSKSVTNGVTLSTVSPLSSDQRVDEIARMISGDTITDAAKAAAKELLAG, encoded by the coding sequence ATGCTACGGTCTCTGGACATTCGAGATATGCTAATCATCGACCGGTTGGAGCTTGAGTTCCAGCCGGGGCTAAACGTGCTGACCGGCGAGACCGGTGCAGGCAAATCTATCTTGTTGGACAGTCTGGGATTTGTGTTGGGGTGGCGCGGTCGTGCCGATCTGGTGCGTACGGGTGCAGAACAGGGCGAGGTCGTCGCAGTATTTGATTTACCCGCTGATCACCCAGCCCGTGCGGTGTTGGACGAGGCCGGGATCCCTGCAGATGACGAACTGGTATTGCGCAGGATTAACCGACTGGACGGGCGCAAGACCGCGTGGGTCAATGACCGTCGGGCAAGCGGCGAGGTATTGCGTGCCTTGTCGGACAGCTTGGTCGAGCTACATGGCCAGCAGGATGACAAAGGACTTTTGAACCCCCGCGTGCATCGGCTGCTTTTGGACGAATTTGCAGGGCTTGGGGGCAACGTCGACAGGGTGAAAACCGCGTGGCGTGCCGTTGCGCAGGCATCCAAGTCGTTGGACGAAGCGCGTGCCCGTATTGACGCTGCTAAAGCCGAAGAAGAGTTTTTGCGCCATGCGGTCGAAGAGTTGGACATGCTGGACCCTCAGCCCGGCGAGGACGCTGAACTGGACGCGCGCCGTCGCTTAATGCAAGGAGCCGAGCGGATAGGCGAAGACATCTCGCGCGCGCATCAGGCGCTTGGCACTGGCGACGGGGCCGAGGCGCGTTTGGGCGACGCTCTGCGCTGGCTGGAAGGCGCTGCTGATCAGGCAGGCGACACGCTTGACGCTCCGCTTGCCGCCTTGAGCCGAGCGATGGATGAGCTGGGCGAGGCCGTATCGGGCGTCGAAGCGGCGATGAACAGCCTGTCCTTCAATCCGCACGAACTGGAGCAGGTGGAAGAACGCCTGTTTGCCATTCGCGCAATGGCGCGCAAGCACCACACCACCCCAGACGAGTTGGGCGTGTTCGCTGAAGACTTGCGTGGTCGGTTGACAGCATTGGACGCGGGCGCGGACGAGATTGCAGGGCTGGAAGCAGCCTTGGCCGACGCGCGCGCGCAGTACGACGCGGCGGCGCAGGTTCTGTCCAAAGCGCGACAGGACGCAGCGATCCGGCTGGATCAGGCTATGGGGGCCGAGCTTGCTCCGCTCAAGATGGAACGCGCTGTTTTCACGACAGAAATCACCGCAGCGGACCCCGGTCCGGATGGTATAGATGCGGTGACATTCTCGGTTGCCACCAACCCTGGCGCACCTTCCGGGCCATTGAACAAGATCGCCTCGGGCGGGGAACTCAGCCGTTTCTTGTTGGCCCTCAAGGTCTGCCTGACCCGTGACGCGACCGGCCTGACCATGATATTTGACGAAATTGACCGCGGCGTGGGGGGGGCCACCGCCGATGCCGTTGGGCGACGTTTGGCGGATCTGGCCTCTGCAGGTCAGGTGCTGGTCGTAACCCACAGCCCGCAGGTGGCCGCACTTGGTGGGCATCATTGGCGTGTCAGTAAATCGGTGACGAATGGTGTGACGCTCTCGACCGTGTCCCCGCTGTCGTCCGATCAGCGTGTGGACGAGATTGCCCGGATGATATCCGGCGACACCATCACGGACGCGGCCAAGGCCGCCGCGAAAGAGCTGTTGGCAGGCTGA